AAACTTGGAAAGGAAGTTGGAGGAAACTGGTTTTACCTAGTTTGTCTTTTTTATTTGGGTTTTTTATTTTTTATTTTATCTATTATCTACTTTTTCCAGATACAAATGATTTTGGAATTACCAACTTGATCAAATTTGGTTCTGCTTTCAAATTCAATCAGTTTTACGAACCATTTTGGAAAACATTCGGAATCATTGATCTAAAAACCATTCCATTCTTTTTCCTTCTAGCGATTATGATTGGATACATTCTCATCTCCTTCGAAAAAAAGAATCGTTTGCGAAAATTTTCAGTAATATCCACTCGCCTCGATTTGTTTTTTTTGATTGGGTATCTTTTCCTTTGTCTTCTTCCCGTTTACAACCCTTGGTATTTTTTAATCCTTCTACCATTTTTAGTGATTTCAAAATCCGCTAGAATTTCCCCCTGGATTTTGATCTCGATACCCCAATTGTCCTATCTCACTTCCGCCCGCTTGGGACTTACATTTCATTATTTCTACGAAATCCCTGACTCGATCCTCCTTCTAGAGGCGGTTATCTCCCTTATCTGTCTCACCTGGCATTTCAGGCAAATATTCATTTTAGTTTACAAAATATCCAATATATCAAACATAGCCCCTAAGGGAAGTATTGGGTATGGAAACAGAAATTGAAAGTTTTTCGGCCACAACAGAAAACGAAAGAAATGTCGATGAAGTGCTGACGGTTGTCCTTGGTGAAACCTTAAAACGCAGAAGGTTAGAACTTGGACTATCTATGGAAAAGTTATCTCAACTTTCGACTGTTAGTCGAGGAATGTTAGGACTCATTGAATCGGGAAAAACCACACCCAGTATCGGGATTTTATGGAAATTATCCAAATCACTTCGAATCCCCATCGGAGAAATGATTCCCGACCTTTTTGCCCAATCACCACGTTTTATTGGTTCTGGCGAGGGAAAACGCTGGGTTTCTCCCAAAAATATAGCAGAATCAAGGGTTTTTTACCAAGAAGAAAGAGATCGTTTGAGTCTGACCGAATGGAAACTTAGCACCGGCAAAGTCACACAATTCAGTCACCTACCCACCGCCTTTGATATTAAAATCTATCAAGTTTCTGGAAAAATTAAAATCAAACTAAAAACCAAAGAGATCATTTTGGAACCAGCAGATAGTGCCTTCTTCCCTGTATCGGAACTCGAATTTCTAGAAAACGAATTTGGAGAAGAATCTAAATTTCTTTGGATCGCATCCAAAAAGGCACGCTAAGCGAGTTTTTGGGAATCCCAAACGACTCCATTCCTCAAACCGAAGGGAGTCCAAAGGAATGCACATCACGACAATATATTGTGCGTTATATAAGATTTTATGTTCAATATATAAGATTTACGATTTTTGAATTTCCCCTCCTTTTCAGACTGGCCTTACCATGTTTCTTACCTCTGGTGCAACCCCTACAGATGGGAAACAGGAATACAATCGAAGGATTAACAAATGAAAACCAATCTACTATACAAGTCGATTGCTCTTATTACCGCGGGGTTCATCGGAGCCTGCGGTGGAGCGAAAAACGACGACACCAAGAATCTGCTTCTTGCAGCACTTGCCCTTTCCTCTGGAATTAAGGTCAATAGTGCTGCTGAGTTAGCAAAAGAGTCTAACGACGATTACAATCTAAATGAGTATGGACTAATCACTCCATCGACTTTGGGTAAATGGGTCAACAATTGGGCAGGAACAAAACCTGCAGGAATTAACGGTAAACTCGTCATCTTACAAAACGGTGCAAGCGCCACTGTTGGTAAAGAATACATTGCAGGTAATGGAAACGATGTAGTTGTGTATTCTTTTACTTTTGCTGATGGAGCCAGTGCCCTTGATGGTGGAGATGGTTTTAGCCAAAAACGAAGTAGCGGACTCAGTGATACAGTTTCCATCATTGCGAATGGAACAAAGATTGATGCCATCCTAAATCGTTATGGAATTGATCCGGTCAATGACCTGGTTGTATTTGTTTCTTCGGCAAATGCCAATAACCATGTCCAAGGAACTCTTCGTGGATTTTATTCCTTTCGTTATTGGGGATTTGATCACAAAAACCTTGCTTTCTTAAATGGAACACTTCCAAGACTTGCAACAACTGACGGAAACTTTGTTCCATTCAGTTCCACAACAAACACTCCTCCTAGTTACACAAACCGTTATTCTGTAAAGTCACTAAGAGTAGATAATACAATTCTTATGTTACCTGTTGAGGATGTGATCACTGCAGTAAAAAATCCGAATAACGTTACCATTTCAGGACTTACTTCCAGTGTGTTTATTTCTGATGCAAGATCTTCCTCAGGAACTAGTAACGAATACAATGGTGTAATTCGAAGCACAACTTCTGAAGTAGCTGGTAAATACGTTGGGTTTGAAGGTAGAATCAAAGGTGCAAAAGAACTAAAATGGACAGATCTACTCGATACTGAATTTCGTTTTTTACCAAAAGCTACTCTAAAAGCATATTATGATGGAAAAGGTTACCAAGCAGGTCAAACGGCTATCCAACTTTGCCGAACTAATAACAGATCACAGGTGACTGGTTTTTCTTACATTGCCATTCTCGGATATCCATCTACATACTATGATGGAAGCTGGATTGAATGGGGAAGTTTAACTGGTGGTGGGCCCGCGCCAAAACTACCGGCTGATTCTCCTTACCGGACTGACATTGCAGAACTATCTGAAGTCATCACATACAATGTGGCTGGTGATGTAGATCCAAATCTTCCAACTAACTTGAATGCGTTCGCAACAACTTCAAGAAAGATTATAGACGAAGACAAAGCTTATAAACGTTAAAAAAACATAGAGAGGAATGCACTGACATTCCTCTCTTAATATATAAAAAGATCGATTACGCAGGGAAAGTTATATGAAGAACTTATTAAAATTTTTAATGATGAATCTAATTTTGATCTCATCCTCTTTTGCTTCTGGAGGAATTGGTGGTGGTGGTATTGCCAACATTCCACAAGGACAAGATAGAGAAAAATATCACTTAGGAAAAGCAGTCTACAACCAAGACCTAAGTTTAGAAAAACAAACTAATGTAAATTTAGTGGAACAAGAAGAAAGATTAGAATACTTACAAGGCAGTTTACCAAACACGGAAAAAAGAAGAGTAAACCTTCCTGACTTTGCTGGAAAACTGACTGAGGAACAATTACAAGCCCTCGAATACTTTGTTCAAGTTAGATTCAATGTAAAACTTCCAGAAAAAAAGAAGGAGTAAACAATGAAATCCTTCTTTAATTTATTCAAATATATTTCATTTTTATCTATTTTTGCCGCTCCGGGTCTTTATGCGCAACAAGCATGGGCTCCCTATGAAAGACAACTCTGGGTGCGTCCAGTATTCATTCACTCGGAATACGATAGTGCCTTTCTTGCTGGACAAAAAGCAAAATACGACGATAACGTTCGTTTGTCGGTTGCAAACCTAGCGCTTGAATATGGGATTACTGACAGACTTACCGCGGACTTAACCATTGGATTTGGAAAGTTAGGTCGCCATAGAGTTTTCAACAGGTATCTTGGTTTACAACAAACTCCAGATGTTCCGGATAAATATGGGTTTATGGATACAAGATTTGGACTTCGTTATAAAATTGTAGACGAGTTTGATTCTAAATACCGTTGGATGCCTACAATCTCTCTTCGTGTTGGGGGAATCAAACGTGGAGATTATGATAGAAATCCACAATCGCTTGGTGATGGAGCCAGTGGTGGAGAGGTCAATCTCTACTTAGCAAAAGATTTTGGGATTTGGGGACTTGGAACTTTGGGTGAACTTTCTTATAGAAAAAGAGAAAATCCTGTACCCGATGATATCCTTTATTACTCAGCAATTTACAAACGTTTCTTTGAATCCTTGTTTTTGACTGTTGGTCTTCGTGGACAAGTAGGTCAAGGTGGTTATGCTTACGCTGACCCAAGACAACAACCACCCTGGAATATGGTTCGATATCCACAGCCATCGGTGTACGGTATCAATCCCTATGATGTTTACGTACAAAATGAACGACCTGCATGGGGAAGAAGAGAAGACTTTCATAATGCTGAAGTCGGCCTAAGTTACCAGGATAGTTTTGGCAACTTCTACACCCTCTTCTATTCAGAAACAATTGCAGGTTATAATACTGCAAGGTTAAAAACTGTGGGATTCGCAGCAACGCTCCCATACAATCTCTGAGGTTAAACCAATGAAACTAAAATACTTAATCACATTTAGTCTTATATTCTTTCAGATAGTCAATTGTAAAGGTTTACCGGAGTATCTATTTCTACCACAAAGTATGAAATTTGATTTAACTCCATTTTTATTCCGGGTATATTCACCTGCGGAACTAGCAACTTTGTCAAATACTGATTTCAATTTAAACGATAGTGGACTGATCACATCGACCAAGTTTTCGCGATTTCTATCTAACTGGTCGAACAACCGTCCAGCAGGAGTATCAGGAAATTTGGTTGTGATTCAAGTCCAGTCATCTGGTTCAAGTGGACGTTATTTGTTCTTTGATGGAAAACAAAGTTTTGCATACCCAATCGCAAACTTACCTGAACTTTTGACTGATACCAGAGATGATGGAGTATTGGCTATTGATGGACTTGCACCAAAAGGGAAAAAGATTTCTGATTTTTTTGGATTGTATGGCATAGACCCAGCAATCGACTATGTTGTATTTGCACAAGATACATCATCTCTTGCTAATCTTTCTTCGGCAACTTTTGCGTATTACTCTCTGTTATATTGGGGATATCCAAAGGAAAGACTAGCGGTATTAAATGGATCCATTGCTGATTTAACTGCGAGCAATGCACTGTTTACGACTCCATCTTACACTTACGCAAATAGTAACCGTGGTGGTAGCACAAAAACTCTATACAGAGATCATACCGTATTACAATTGACCATTGGAGATCTGATCCATTCCATAAAAAATGGGAATAGTATTTTTGATGAAGTAGATCCCGTTCCGGCCGAAGGTTTCTTTATCATCGATGGAAGACCAAATGCATCTTACACGGGAACTGCTGCATCAACCGCATCAGGTTCCAAGTATTCTAACTGTACAACAAAAACAAACTCAACATTCGCAAGTAATACGTGCTTGGTGACTTATGAAGGAAGGATTAAATCTGCTACAAATTTGATCCCAACCGATTTGTACGATGGAACAACATTCCAGTTTAAATCATTTAGCCAATTACAAACCTATCTGAATAACACGGGATACCAAGAAGGTAAACAGATTTATGTTTATGGAGAAGATGCAACCAGAGGTTCACTTGTTTGGTTCATTCTACACCAAGTTCTTGGCAAACCGACAAGGTTATATGAAGGTGGCTGGAGACAGTTCGGTGCCCTTGGGCTCAGGACTCCCACCTCCGGCTCAAGCCCCAGTGCAATCAGCCAGCCTGCTTCCTATTGGAGAACAGATATTGCTACTTTATCGGAAGTGAATACTTCTAACGCAGATGCCAATGTTCCCAATTACCAACTGGATATCGGAAGACAGTATGT
The DNA window shown above is from Leptospira brenneri and carries:
- a CDS encoding XRE family transcriptional regulator — encoded protein: METEIESFSATTENERNVDEVLTVVLGETLKRRRLELGLSMEKLSQLSTVSRGMLGLIESGKTTPSIGILWKLSKSLRIPIGEMIPDLFAQSPRFIGSGEGKRWVSPKNIAESRVFYQEERDRLSLTEWKLSTGKVTQFSHLPTAFDIKIYQVSGKIKIKLKTKEIILEPADSAFFPVSELEFLENEFGEESKFLWIASKKAR
- a CDS encoding rhodanese, which gives rise to MKTNLLYKSIALITAGFIGACGGAKNDDTKNLLLAALALSSGIKVNSAAELAKESNDDYNLNEYGLITPSTLGKWVNNWAGTKPAGINGKLVILQNGASATVGKEYIAGNGNDVVVYSFTFADGASALDGGDGFSQKRSSGLSDTVSIIANGTKIDAILNRYGIDPVNDLVVFVSSANANNHVQGTLRGFYSFRYWGFDHKNLAFLNGTLPRLATTDGNFVPFSSTTNTPPSYTNRYSVKSLRVDNTILMLPVEDVITAVKNPNNVTISGLTSSVFISDARSSSGTSNEYNGVIRSTTSEVAGKYVGFEGRIKGAKELKWTDLLDTEFRFLPKATLKAYYDGKGYQAGQTAIQLCRTNNRSQVTGFSYIAILGYPSTYYDGSWIEWGSLTGGGPAPKLPADSPYRTDIAELSEVITYNVAGDVDPNLPTNLNAFATTSRKIIDEDKAYKR
- a CDS encoding rhodanese-like domain-containing protein, with protein sequence MKLKYLITFSLIFFQIVNCKGLPEYLFLPQSMKFDLTPFLFRVYSPAELATLSNTDFNLNDSGLITSTKFSRFLSNWSNNRPAGVSGNLVVIQVQSSGSSGRYLFFDGKQSFAYPIANLPELLTDTRDDGVLAIDGLAPKGKKISDFFGLYGIDPAIDYVVFAQDTSSLANLSSATFAYYSLLYWGYPKERLAVLNGSIADLTASNALFTTPSYTYANSNRGGSTKTLYRDHTVLQLTIGDLIHSIKNGNSIFDEVDPVPAEGFFIIDGRPNASYTGTAASTASGSKYSNCTTKTNSTFASNTCLVTYEGRIKSATNLIPTDLYDGTTFQFKSFSQLQTYLNNTGYQEGKQIYVYGEDATRGSLVWFILHQVLGKPTRLYEGGWRQFGALGLRTPTSGSSPSAISQPASYWRTDIATLSEVNTSNADANVPNYQLDIGRQYVKNSNKLRTEDKAFLRGSSSAGASSGGGGAPSGGGGNACGG